The Brevibacillus brevis genome contains a region encoding:
- a CDS encoding PIG-L deacetylase family protein, producing MKKVMVVFPHPDDESFACGGTLAKCKDAGHETCYLCITSGCKGRSGPFDIDCREKLAKHRELELKTAAEVLGISRLDLFRYPDGSLQNADLDELVSKIRQAIEEWKPNVVVTFPPDGVTGHPDHIVTCEATTRAVEQAEASMTPAEYPDLYYVSIPHYYDHCPDHGPKPAVPITGKVDISGYRTQKGEALKAHLSQEYSVNRAYPGVIDGDFGVIGCYEYFTLVRSAGKAIEPVGVGGSIPVIEL from the coding sequence ATGAAAAAAGTAATGGTCGTCTTTCCCCATCCAGACGATGAGTCTTTTGCCTGCGGGGGAACGTTGGCAAAGTGTAAGGACGCCGGACATGAAACATGTTATTTGTGCATTACCTCCGGTTGCAAAGGACGCAGCGGTCCATTCGATATCGATTGCAGAGAAAAGCTGGCAAAACATCGAGAGCTAGAGCTGAAAACAGCGGCGGAAGTGCTCGGAATCAGTCGTCTCGACTTGTTCCGGTACCCGGATGGTTCCTTGCAAAATGCCGATCTGGATGAGCTGGTGAGCAAGATTCGGCAAGCGATAGAAGAATGGAAGCCTAATGTCGTCGTCACGTTTCCGCCGGACGGGGTAACGGGTCATCCCGACCATATCGTCACGTGCGAGGCGACGACGCGAGCGGTCGAACAAGCGGAAGCGAGCATGACTCCGGCAGAATATCCTGATCTGTACTATGTTTCGATCCCGCACTACTACGATCATTGCCCGGATCATGGTCCAAAGCCAGCGGTTCCGATTACAGGCAAGGTCGATATTTCGGGCTATCGGACACAAAAAGGAGAGGCGCTGAAGGCTCACCTCAGTCAGGAGTATTCCGTGAACCGCGCTTATCCGGGAGTTATCGATGGGGACTTTGGCGTTATTGGCTGCTATGAGTACTTTACCTTGGTACGGTCAGCGGGCAAGGCGATCGAGCCAGTTGGTGTGGGTGGCAGTATTCCTGTCATTGAGCTGTAG
- a CDS encoding SEL1-like repeat protein has translation MSHRVYVYNVSEPSQAQDNDTMMVEWGYEVPLLLQPLFIEGGLIAGNNYNNHTEPDNSGLYYDASAGIENGKRFYDFLERQEGLIRNKEAFLEARNQLFSYLEKRKLPYFHIDAWDVFNMDDIPHEEQAETLRATIAHNNEIMTKAMDSDDISVLDYSELMDVNPGFRSFAELLNYEDYQYGWGHIWQPYEEQPDVEIFEEAGLLGLKDAEGNVLLAPQFDAFYDFASEDLAVVARDGKYGYVHKSGKILISLEWEDAYDFEYGSACAIVKRNGRYGLINLEGQTIVPTHYEELELLDYQGFYTAKKDGKWGVLDQAGSVTIDFEHEEAFKFGDGFYHTAVIGRKNRKIFNEYWQYVGDFPLTALEHIGEGLLLVKPHKDASHSTLYKKDGTVGASGFDKLNRQTYFPNLLVLRKGKKYAAYGKQQESLLLPYEYDELIDLQVYTEAGQGDQVLAKKDGKLGVFYGDADQPAWLFPLEDYENIFWLHQDAYALKRNGLWSIALSPEKRWSDFEFDMVVKKDLVEGFAYAFKGHDVYVVSEYGLSRADKTLVLEDVEDRYYTNCFDAEVRKRLLAYAQGEQSDGDSIDQYTPVETLYNLGMEAYEAGDYEKAILYDTLAAEKGYPPSMNNLAHTYYNLEGFVDADKAFYWYELGAAAGNHHAMNGLGCCYRHGIGTEPDADQAMYWMGKAAEHGHALAHNNLGAIYYDGELVPQDLDKALWHYEQGEVLGSPVFDWLGYLHDSKGNYEKALHYYQQDYEAGSDISAYNLGIFYSNGYGTAKNIDAAITYFHAALERDYPHAHIELARIYRNEAQYADELLAKKHIEEAEKAGLDIPEELTQS, from the coding sequence ATGTCACACAGAGTCTATGTATATAACGTCAGTGAACCTTCTCAAGCGCAAGACAACGACACGATGATGGTGGAATGGGGCTATGAGGTCCCCCTACTTTTGCAGCCGCTTTTCATAGAAGGTGGTTTGATCGCCGGAAACAATTACAACAACCATACCGAACCGGACAATTCCGGACTCTATTACGACGCGTCGGCAGGCATCGAAAATGGGAAGCGATTCTACGATTTCCTGGAGAGACAGGAAGGGTTAATTCGTAACAAAGAAGCGTTTTTGGAAGCGAGAAATCAGCTTTTCAGCTATCTGGAGAAACGAAAGCTTCCGTATTTTCACATCGATGCCTGGGACGTATTCAATATGGATGACATCCCACATGAAGAGCAGGCGGAAACATTGCGCGCCACTATTGCCCATAACAACGAGATCATGACAAAGGCAATGGACAGCGATGACATCTCGGTGCTGGACTACTCCGAATTGATGGACGTGAACCCGGGCTTTCGTTCATTTGCCGAGCTGCTCAACTATGAGGACTATCAATACGGCTGGGGACACATCTGGCAGCCTTATGAAGAACAGCCCGACGTGGAGATTTTTGAGGAAGCCGGCTTGCTAGGTCTCAAAGACGCAGAGGGAAACGTATTGCTTGCCCCTCAGTTCGATGCCTTTTACGATTTCGCTTCCGAAGATCTCGCAGTGGTCGCCCGAGATGGCAAATACGGCTATGTACATAAATCCGGGAAAATTCTTATTTCATTGGAGTGGGAGGATGCCTACGATTTTGAATACGGCTCTGCTTGTGCCATTGTCAAACGAAACGGTCGATATGGTCTGATTAATCTCGAAGGCCAAACGATTGTCCCTACCCACTATGAAGAGTTAGAACTGCTTGATTACCAAGGATTTTATACGGCAAAGAAAGACGGAAAGTGGGGCGTGCTGGACCAAGCTGGTTCTGTAACGATAGATTTTGAGCATGAAGAAGCCTTCAAGTTCGGGGACGGATTTTACCATACAGCGGTCATAGGCAGGAAAAATCGGAAAATCTTTAATGAATATTGGCAATACGTCGGAGACTTCCCCTTGACGGCGCTGGAACATATTGGCGAAGGGCTCCTTCTCGTCAAACCGCACAAGGATGCAAGTCACAGCACCTTGTACAAAAAAGACGGCACTGTCGGCGCATCCGGCTTCGATAAACTGAATCGGCAAACCTATTTTCCGAATCTGCTCGTCCTGCGCAAGGGGAAGAAGTACGCCGCTTACGGCAAGCAGCAGGAGAGCCTTCTGTTGCCGTACGAATACGATGAACTGATTGATTTGCAGGTTTATACAGAAGCAGGGCAGGGCGATCAGGTGCTGGCGAAAAAAGATGGAAAGCTAGGCGTTTTTTATGGTGATGCCGATCAGCCAGCATGGCTATTCCCCTTGGAGGATTATGAGAACATTTTTTGGCTGCATCAGGATGCGTATGCTTTGAAGAGAAATGGACTATGGAGCATTGCCTTATCGCCGGAAAAGCGATGGAGCGATTTCGAATTCGATATGGTGGTGAAAAAGGATCTGGTCGAGGGTTTTGCTTATGCCTTCAAGGGCCACGACGTTTATGTAGTAAGCGAGTACGGGCTGTCGAGGGCAGATAAAACGCTCGTGCTGGAGGATGTCGAAGATCGTTATTACACCAATTGTTTTGATGCCGAGGTTCGCAAGCGACTGCTGGCCTATGCCCAAGGGGAGCAATCCGATGGTGACAGCATAGATCAGTACACGCCGGTAGAAACGTTGTACAACCTGGGCATGGAAGCGTATGAAGCAGGTGATTATGAGAAAGCCATTCTGTACGATACTCTTGCTGCTGAAAAGGGCTATCCCCCATCCATGAACAACCTTGCGCATACGTATTACAATCTAGAAGGCTTCGTGGATGCCGATAAAGCTTTTTACTGGTATGAATTAGGGGCTGCGGCAGGCAACCACCATGCTATGAATGGATTAGGCTGTTGCTATCGACACGGGATAGGCACGGAGCCTGATGCCGATCAGGCAATGTACTGGATGGGCAAAGCGGCAGAACACGGTCATGCGCTGGCTCACAACAATCTTGGCGCCATCTATTATGACGGGGAGCTGGTGCCGCAAGATTTGGACAAGGCCCTCTGGCATTATGAACAGGGAGAGGTATTAGGGTCTCCGGTTTTTGACTGGCTTGGCTATTTGCACGATTCAAAAGGGAATTACGAAAAGGCGCTGCATTATTATCAGCAGGATTACGAAGCAGGCAGCGATATCAGTGCCTATAATTTGGGGATTTTCTATAGTAATGGGTATGGTACAGCCAAAAATATCGACGCCGCCATCACTTATTTTCATGCTGCTTTGGAAAGAGATTACCCGCATGCCCATATTGAACTGGCAAGGATTTACCGGAACGAAGCACAATATGCGGACGAGCTCCTGGCCAAAAAGCACATTGAAGAAGCCGAAAAGGCAGGTCTTGATATCCCTGAGGAGCTCACACAATCGTAG
- a CDS encoding RidA family protein — protein MNRKKIFTGSPWEPIVGYCRAIRVGDRIEVAGTTAMKDGEVIGVGDAYKQTRFILETIEKALRELDADLSHVVRTRMFVTDISKWEEIGKAHGEFFREIQPVATMVEVKALIDPRLLVEIEVEAIV, from the coding sequence ATGAATCGAAAGAAAATATTCACGGGTTCACCTTGGGAGCCTATCGTTGGCTATTGCCGTGCAATCCGAGTAGGAGACCGGATTGAAGTGGCTGGCACCACTGCCATGAAGGATGGAGAAGTCATTGGTGTGGGCGATGCCTATAAACAAACAAGGTTTATCCTGGAGACGATTGAGAAAGCATTGCGAGAATTAGATGCGGATTTGTCTCATGTGGTCAGAACGCGGATGTTTGTAACGGATATCAGCAAGTGGGAAGAGATCGGCAAAGCACACGGGGAGTTCTTCCGCGAGATTCAGCCTGTCGCTACGATGGTTGAGGTCAAGGCATTGATTGACCCGCGTCTGCTCGTTGAAATTGAAGTGGAAGCTATTGTTTAG
- a CDS encoding nitroreductase family protein: MSVLEALKSRRAVRNYIPKEVETEKIKALLDCAVLAPNDRLRQPWHFYVIRGEAKLRFEEIAKEFLLERFPTKPNLVQDSLAVLEKTPLVIVATADVIPGDEASSEDNEYAVCCAIHSMWLAAKELGLGMVWRTRGIGLVRDERLLQFLGSPENKKVVGTLFIGYPEADAPETSRVAAEEKTTWL, from the coding sequence ATGTCCGTACTAGAGGCACTCAAAAGCAGAAGAGCCGTGCGTAACTATATTCCGAAAGAAGTAGAAACAGAGAAAATCAAAGCGTTGCTGGATTGCGCAGTGTTAGCCCCGAACGACCGCTTGCGTCAGCCGTGGCATTTTTATGTGATCAGAGGAGAAGCGAAGCTGAGGTTTGAGGAAATCGCGAAGGAATTTTTGCTGGAACGTTTTCCGACCAAGCCGAATCTCGTGCAGGATTCCTTGGCCGTCCTGGAAAAAACACCACTCGTCATTGTCGCCACCGCTGATGTAATCCCAGGGGATGAAGCATCCTCAGAGGATAATGAATATGCGGTGTGCTGCGCGATTCACTCCATGTGGCTGGCAGCGAAGGAACTGGGACTTGGCATGGTATGGCGCACGAGAGGAATCGGCTTGGTTCGCGACGAGCGCTTGCTGCAATTCCTCGGATCACCTGAAAATAAAAAGGTCGTGGGCACCCTGTTCATTGGCTATCCCGAGGCAGATGCTCCTGAGACCAGTCGGGTAGCAGCGGAAGAAAAGACGACTTGGCTGTAA
- a CDS encoding DUF1801 domain-containing protein, with protein MNQQVTDYIQNITNESQVEVCNRIRQLIHENIPNVEEQVKYKQAFYSIQGKQACVYFPAKDWINVTLFQAANLDAPAGFFEKSDHADRKTIKIRNGKEFDFDVLAGLLKKLAEAQ; from the coding sequence TTGAATCAGCAAGTAACGGATTATATCCAAAACATAACCAATGAATCTCAGGTAGAAGTTTGCAATCGGATTCGCCAGCTCATCCATGAAAACATCCCGAATGTAGAAGAGCAGGTGAAGTATAAGCAAGCTTTTTATTCCATTCAGGGCAAACAGGCATGTGTGTATTTTCCGGCAAAGGACTGGATTAACGTGACGTTGTTTCAAGCGGCGAATCTGGATGCTCCAGCTGGCTTTTTCGAGAAGTCTGATCATGCTGACCGGAAGACCATCAAAATACGGAACGGAAAAGAATTTGATTTTGATGTCCTTGCAGGCCTCCTCAAAAAATTGGCTGAAGCACAGTAG
- a CDS encoding PH domain-containing protein, which yields MFGKLAADALGLSNVGIVVKPADYDKVDADDYIMHEDHEKIYFLIKSKSDEYCFTNLGLVHLDGTSATSKKRMLRRYSYHTHPISDVYLETAGTVDLDVEIKFTMGNEHYSIDVNKKHLEELKDLYKALVKIASIMHDNELALQHAKESLHVAQSTLGRVTGQQADVASQFKSINQYTFDWLEDIRYKYVVKDFGKVFEKYIHN from the coding sequence ATGTTTGGAAAGCTTGCGGCAGACGCACTTGGCTTGAGCAATGTGGGAATCGTGGTAAAACCAGCGGATTACGACAAGGTGGACGCTGATGATTACATCATGCACGAGGACCATGAGAAAATTTATTTTTTGATCAAATCCAAGTCCGATGAGTACTGCTTCACCAATCTGGGGCTGGTTCATCTGGATGGAACGAGTGCCACCAGCAAAAAACGCATGCTGCGCCGCTATTCCTACCATACACACCCGATTTCTGACGTGTATCTGGAAACAGCTGGAACTGTCGATTTGGATGTAGAAATCAAGTTCACCATGGGCAATGAGCACTACTCGATCGATGTCAACAAAAAGCATTTGGAGGAGCTAAAAGACCTCTACAAAGCCCTTGTGAAGATCGCATCGATTATGCACGATAACGAACTTGCACTCCAGCATGCCAAAGAAAGCCTCCACGTCGCCCAAAGCACACTGGGCCGCGTAACAGGCCAGCAAGCAGACGTAGCTTCACAATTCAAGTCCATCAACCAATACACCTTCGATTGGCTGGAAGACATCCGATACAAGTATGTCGTCAAAGACTTTGGGAAAGTCTTTGAAAAATATATTCATAACTAA
- a CDS encoding PucR family transcriptional regulator has translation MLTIKDLLTIQSIDGIKIIAGEQGINNVISIVNIMENPDAFDWLSSNELLLSTGYIFKDNPELQNKIIKELAEINCSGLVIKMHRYFDQIPQNMIDHANKYGLPLLALPFEYTLSKVIAIINEKASGRYDLLNRKTLDMHNALFRIALEGGGLDRIASELSETINNPILILDQDWHLLHYTEIWHNPIPLDSCLTLSKNRPVFTRDFTESVPKNISQIKKSIKRIYHAKDDEVKCRILPVAVANHIYGYIVVWQTVWELTEFDYIVLEQASTIVALERIKAREIEEVKLKIRQDFFDDLLTGKITSTDSLQTLCDLHGLQSSYMYFCMVINIEPVELENLEDIIDRKYELDRIAKKCVDLVYDYSSKAPGEITCFYRNNRIIILIGQNEHRPVVSASEAKQFANELYSALVDKIKKTLFFIGVGRQYKNIASLHKSFSEAHEAIRLMQKFNSKGDVSHFDDYSVYHFLDSNIKDIELEDFFLKRLGKLYEHDQEFGTSLMVTLDNYFLYNQNVSEAAKAMFIHRNTFIYRIEKIKEILNMDLKNSEELLQIQLALKIGKLLHKE, from the coding sequence GTGCTGACCATCAAAGATTTGCTTACCATTCAATCGATAGACGGCATCAAAATCATCGCCGGAGAGCAAGGCATCAATAACGTCATCTCCATCGTCAATATCATGGAGAACCCGGATGCTTTTGACTGGCTGTCTTCCAATGAATTACTGCTCTCCACCGGATATATTTTCAAGGACAATCCCGAACTGCAAAATAAAATCATCAAGGAGCTGGCGGAAATCAACTGCTCCGGGCTCGTTATCAAGATGCACCGCTATTTTGATCAAATCCCGCAAAACATGATTGATCATGCCAACAAGTATGGACTGCCGCTCTTGGCCCTGCCTTTTGAATACACGCTGTCTAAAGTGATTGCCATTATTAACGAGAAAGCCTCCGGGCGCTATGATTTGTTGAACCGCAAAACACTGGACATGCATAATGCGCTGTTTCGCATTGCACTCGAAGGTGGCGGACTGGATCGCATCGCCTCCGAGCTGTCTGAGACCATCAACAACCCGATCCTTATTCTGGATCAGGACTGGCATCTGCTCCATTACACGGAAATCTGGCACAATCCGATTCCGCTTGACTCCTGTCTGACCTTGAGCAAAAACAGACCTGTTTTTACCCGTGACTTCACCGAGTCCGTCCCGAAAAATATTAGCCAGATCAAAAAGTCGATCAAGCGTATCTACCATGCGAAAGATGATGAGGTGAAATGCAGGATTCTACCCGTTGCCGTTGCCAACCACATCTACGGGTACATCGTCGTCTGGCAAACCGTGTGGGAGCTGACTGAATTTGACTACATCGTGCTGGAGCAGGCGTCCACCATCGTAGCACTGGAGCGGATCAAGGCGAGGGAAATCGAGGAAGTGAAGCTGAAGATCAGACAAGACTTTTTCGATGACTTGCTTACAGGGAAAATCACTTCGACTGACTCGCTGCAAACCTTATGTGACTTGCACGGGCTGCAATCGAGCTACATGTATTTTTGTATGGTCATTAATATCGAGCCGGTTGAGCTGGAAAATTTGGAGGATATAATCGATCGCAAGTACGAGCTGGATCGGATCGCAAAAAAATGCGTGGATCTCGTCTATGACTATTCGAGCAAAGCTCCTGGAGAAATCACCTGCTTTTATCGGAACAATCGGATCATCATCCTTATCGGACAAAATGAACATCGCCCTGTGGTGTCTGCAAGTGAAGCCAAGCAATTCGCCAATGAGCTGTACAGCGCTCTTGTGGATAAAATCAAGAAAACCTTGTTCTTTATTGGGGTAGGTCGTCAGTATAAAAACATCGCTTCGCTGCATAAAAGCTTTTCCGAAGCACATGAAGCGATCCGCCTGATGCAGAAGTTCAACAGCAAGGGCGACGTCTCTCATTTCGATGATTACTCCGTCTATCATTTCCTGGATTCCAACATTAAGGACATTGAACTGGAAGACTTCTTTTTGAAGCGTCTGGGGAAGCTGTACGAGCATGATCAAGAGTTCGGCACGAGCCTCATGGTGACCTTGGACAATTACTTTCTGTACAATCAAAATGTCAGTGAAGCGGCGAAAGCGATGTTCATTCACCGCAATACGTTTATTTACCGGATCGAGAAGATCAAAGAAATTTTGAACATGGATTTGAAAAACTCGGAGGAGCTGCTTCAAATCCAGCTGGCGCTCAAGATCGGCAAGCTTTTGCACAAGGAGTAA
- a CDS encoding ankyrin repeat domain-containing protein, which translates to MTDKSVVQAFLEAAAEGNIEALRKHLEQGVDINARNRQKRTAILTAAMNDKLEAVSFLVEAGADVDLQDETCFNPFLFGCINGKLELVKMMIKAGTNLELLTRFGGVGITPACEKGHVDIVRELVTTTDINVNHTNFVGWTPLIEAIILGDGGEKQQTIIKLLIEHGCNVHMVDKYGVTPLELARRKGYTEIEKILLEAGAK; encoded by the coding sequence ATGACAGACAAAAGCGTAGTACAGGCATTTCTCGAGGCAGCGGCTGAGGGGAATATCGAAGCACTGAGAAAGCATCTGGAGCAGGGCGTAGATATTAACGCAAGAAACAGACAAAAGCGTACAGCGATTCTGACTGCTGCCATGAACGACAAATTGGAAGCGGTATCGTTTTTGGTAGAAGCGGGTGCAGATGTAGATTTGCAGGATGAGACATGCTTCAACCCGTTCTTGTTCGGTTGCATCAACGGCAAGCTGGAGCTTGTCAAAATGATGATCAAGGCAGGAACAAACCTGGAGCTGTTGACTCGTTTTGGTGGAGTAGGGATTACACCAGCGTGCGAAAAAGGTCATGTGGACATCGTTCGTGAGCTCGTAACGACGACTGACATTAACGTCAACCATACCAACTTTGTGGGTTGGACACCACTGATCGAAGCGATCATCTTAGGCGATGGCGGCGAGAAGCAGCAAACGATCATCAAGCTGTTGATTGAGCATGGCTGCAATGTGCACATGGTAGATAAGTACGGCGTAACACCGCTTGAACTGGCGAGAAGAAAAGGCTACACCGAGATCGAAAAAATCTTGCTGGAAGCAGGAGCAAAGTAA
- a CDS encoding DUF2877 domain-containing protein, translating to MFIQALSGDTGFLERLARANFSGTVHSIFERTINLTCSENGELYTLGNHQLDNAPNTLIIDVQGFSGLGLSVNAPVITEENTLVIGADLRIWTQQATKWEGELPSYPCDIEGVEVLRRNVAFTKNYVDVYGKTGGMKMSSQPASPFEKEMSRMLIQRAGMLSDDLANNRIESATQHAISLIGLGPGLTPSGDDFLVGLCSVYKMQNISSCLSCPFFDEIVRSSQALTNEISAITLKKAAHGQVRESLNDLLSCMVSGSMEELVPALDKIIGIGSSSGTDILLGILCGLERNLEAGGNVCLPKS from the coding sequence ATGTTCATCCAGGCGTTGTCTGGCGATACCGGTTTCCTTGAGCGTTTGGCACGAGCAAACTTTAGCGGGACCGTACACAGTATTTTTGAGCGAACGATCAATCTGACATGCAGCGAAAACGGAGAATTGTACACCCTTGGCAACCATCAGCTAGACAATGCACCGAACACGCTCATCATTGATGTACAAGGCTTTTCGGGGCTGGGGCTATCCGTTAACGCTCCGGTCATTACGGAAGAGAACACGCTCGTTATTGGAGCGGATTTACGAATTTGGACTCAGCAAGCAACAAAGTGGGAAGGTGAGCTTCCTTCCTATCCTTGTGACATAGAAGGCGTAGAAGTATTGCGCAGAAATGTGGCGTTCACGAAGAACTACGTGGACGTATACGGCAAGACGGGGGGCATGAAAATGTCCTCCCAACCTGCCAGTCCGTTTGAGAAAGAGATGTCCCGTATGCTGATCCAGCGTGCAGGCATGCTTTCCGACGATCTGGCGAACAACCGCATAGAGTCAGCTACTCAGCATGCGATAAGTCTAATCGGTCTGGGGCCGGGGTTAACACCATCGGGTGACGATTTTTTAGTGGGATTGTGCAGTGTATACAAAATGCAAAACATTTCCTCTTGTTTGTCATGCCCATTTTTCGATGAAATCGTCCGTTCGTCCCAAGCATTAACGAACGAAATCAGTGCGATCACGCTGAAAAAAGCAGCCCATGGACAAGTAAGGGAGTCGCTAAATGACTTGCTTTCATGCATGGTGTCCGGCTCCATGGAAGAGCTTGTCCCTGCTTTAGACAAAATCATCGGGATCGGCTCGTCGTCGGGTACGGATATCCTGCTTGGCATCCTATGTGGTTTGGAACGAAATCTAGAAGCTGGAGGTAATGTATGTCTACCAAAGTCGTAA
- the fdrA gene encoding acyl-CoA synthetase FdrA, with protein MSTKVVIKQSTYFDSVSLMSLSTKANQIEGVEQAVIAMGTDMNKEVLKNVGLLTPELEAAKTSDLMIVVKAATDELCESALIAIEELFKKKGGSKSATEIKYSTIDSAAASIPEANLAVISVNGAFAAREARKALENDLHVMLFSDNVSIEEEIALKQFAHEKGLLMMGPDCGTAIIGNVALCFGNAVRKGNIGIVGASGTGSQEVSVRIHDFGGGITQLIGTGGRDLSEQVGGIMMLDGIKALEEDEATKVIVLISKPPAPSVQEKVLAQVKNCKKPVVVYFIGGEETPVLEAGGHFAKTSKEAAIKAVVLAGANEDELNKRALNWPLIEEVRAKLTPEQKYVRGLFCGGTLCDEAMYLAMEKYEDVYSNIQKKADYKLKNIHESKAHTYLDMGDDDFTNGKPHPMIDPSLRIARFMEEAKDPSVGVILMDFILGFGSHEDPVGVMLPAIIEAKAQAAKEGRHLEILGYVLGTDLDTPNFDEQVKKLMDAGVTIASSSTNAGLLAREFVAKGE; from the coding sequence ATGTCTACCAAAGTCGTAATCAAGCAAAGCACGTATTTTGACTCGGTATCCCTGATGTCTCTGTCTACAAAAGCGAATCAAATTGAAGGTGTCGAACAAGCGGTGATCGCGATGGGCACGGACATGAACAAAGAGGTATTGAAAAATGTGGGCTTGCTCACACCTGAGCTGGAAGCAGCGAAAACGAGCGACTTGATGATCGTGGTGAAGGCAGCGACAGACGAGCTGTGCGAGAGCGCTCTCATCGCTATCGAAGAACTGTTCAAGAAAAAAGGCGGCAGCAAATCTGCAACGGAGATCAAATACTCCACGATTGATTCAGCGGCAGCCAGCATTCCAGAGGCAAACCTCGCTGTCATCTCAGTAAACGGTGCATTTGCGGCAAGAGAAGCGAGAAAAGCATTGGAAAACGATCTGCACGTCATGCTGTTCAGCGACAACGTGAGCATCGAGGAAGAGATCGCCCTCAAGCAATTCGCGCATGAAAAAGGCCTTTTGATGATGGGACCTGACTGCGGTACGGCGATTATCGGCAATGTGGCGCTGTGCTTCGGAAACGCCGTGAGAAAAGGCAACATCGGGATCGTAGGCGCATCTGGTACAGGCAGCCAAGAGGTGAGCGTGCGTATCCACGACTTCGGTGGCGGTATCACGCAGCTGATCGGTACAGGCGGACGCGACCTGTCCGAGCAAGTCGGCGGCATCATGATGCTCGACGGAATCAAAGCGCTGGAAGAGGATGAGGCGACAAAGGTCATCGTGCTCATTTCCAAGCCACCAGCACCAAGCGTTCAGGAAAAAGTATTGGCACAAGTGAAAAACTGCAAAAAGCCTGTGGTTGTGTACTTCATTGGTGGAGAAGAAACGCCAGTTCTGGAAGCAGGCGGACATTTTGCAAAAACGAGCAAGGAAGCAGCCATCAAAGCAGTTGTGCTGGCTGGCGCCAACGAAGACGAGCTCAACAAGCGCGCTCTCAACTGGCCGCTGATTGAAGAGGTACGGGCAAAGCTGACACCGGAACAAAAATACGTTCGGGGACTGTTCTGCGGCGGTACCCTGTGCGACGAAGCGATGTACCTCGCGATGGAAAAGTATGAAGACGTATACAGCAACATTCAAAAGAAAGCGGACTACAAGCTGAAAAACATCCATGAGAGCAAGGCACACACTTACCTCGACATGGGCGATGACGACTTTACAAACGGCAAGCCGCATCCAATGATCGACCCGTCCTTGCGCATCGCTAGATTTATGGAAGAAGCAAAAGATCCTTCCGTCGGCGTCATTCTGATGGACTTCATCTTGGGCTTTGGTTCCCACGAAGATCCTGTCGGCGTGATGCTGCCAGCAATCATTGAAGCAAAAGCGCAAGCTGCCAAGGAAGGCAGACACCTGGAAATTCTGGGCTACGTGCTGGGTACCGACCTCGATACACCGAACTTTGATGAGCAAGTGAAGAAGCTGATGGATGCGGGTGTAACGATTGCAAGCAGCAGCACGAACGCAGGTCTTCTGGCTAGAGAATTTGTTGCGAAAGGGGAATAA